Genomic DNA from Candidatus Cloacimonadaceae bacterium:
GGGAAATTGAGCTGGGATTGTTATCCGAAGCCTTTGCACAGATCAAATCCCCTCGCTCGGACAAGCGGACAAAGATCATCGGCATCGAAGCTGAAGCCGGCATGGGCAAGACCCGCCTCGTCTATGAATTCCGCAAATATATTGAATGTGACGCGGTCTTCATCACCGCTGCCTGCAATTCCGTCAGCCCCACTCCGCTAAATCTCTTTGCCAACCTGTTTGAGAACTATTTTGTCCTGCGTATCAACGAAACGCCTCCTGAGAAACTGAGTAAGCTCGAATTGGGCTTTGCCGCGCTTAAAGAAGGGGCTACTGATGAACAGCAAGCCGCGCTGGATGACGCTTTTGCCATGATCGCCTTTCTTTTGGAGATCAAAACTGCCGATGCGAGAATCAAACAAGGCGGCAAAGACTTGCTCCAACATCTCCTGCAAGCCGCGGAAAGCGTTCTGCGCATTATACTTACAAGCGCGGCTGCCACGGGCTTGCCGATAGTTTTTATCATTGACGATCTGCATTGGATGGATGAAAGCTCCGCCGCCGCACTCGAACACATCATAAGTCATTTCTCGGAAAGCGACTATGCCCAGCTCTGGCTGCTTTTGTATCGTCAGGATTATTCCCTTCCGGCTTATCTTTCGCGTTCGGAGCATTTCATTCTGCTCGAGCTGCATCATCTAGATGAGCAGGATATTGCAAACATGATCTTCAACTACGGCAGACAGCTCGATCTCTCCGAGGATACCATCGACCGTGTGGTTCAGCTTTCCGCGGGAAATCCCTTTTTCCTGGAAGAATGGTGCAACTACATCGCCGATCTGGCGCCGGACGATATGCAGGATCTGCCTGTACCGGCAAACCTGCACGCACTGATCCTTTCGCGTCTGGACAATTTGCCTCTGGCGTTGAGATTGCTGCTGCAAAAGGCTTCGGTGATCGGGCAGGAATTCTTTGTGGAAATCCTGCGCGAAGTGGAAAAGCGCCTGGAAGACAGCTTGGACGTGGATCGCACCCTTGCCAGCCTCGAACAGCAAGCCATGATCATGAAGATGTTGGGCTTTGACTATTCGAGCTATTTCTTCAAACACGTCACCACCCGCGAAGTGGCATATCAGACGCTGCTGCATTCCAACCGCAAGATCCTGCACCGCCTTGCCGGAGAGGCGATCGAGGACATCTTTCCTGACCGTTTGGAGGAGTTTCATTTCGCTCTGGCGGAACACTTTGTCCGGGGAGAGATCACCGACAAAGCCACTCACTATCTGGAAAAAGCAGCCGACGCCGCGGCAAAGATTTACAACAACACACAGGCGCTGGAGCTTTACCATCAACTGCTGCAACTGCTTGATCCGCAGGAGCATGAAAAGCGCGGAGCGGTGCTGCTCAAGATCGCGGAAATCCTCTGGCTGAACGGAGATTGGACAAAGCTGGAAGAGATTTTGCAGCAAATGCTGATTGTCTCCGAAAAAACAAAAGACCTTACCCTGCGTTTCAACGCGCTGCGGCTCAGTGGGTTGCTATGTTTCTTCCGTCGCAAACCGGAGGACGCGAAAAGCCATTGGGATGAATGCCTCGTTTTGGCAAATCAACTACAGGATAAGCTGCTTTTGTGCGTGGCTTTGAACTTCCTCGGCGTCTGGCATCAGCATCATCGGGAATTTGATGCTGCTATCGATCTTCATTCCCGCAGCATGGAATTGGCGGAGAAACTTGGCGAACAAGCCCGCATTGCCAAAACGCTTAATAACCTCGGGCTCATCTATCTGGAACAGAAGGATTTCGCCAAAGCGGAGCATTCCTTTGAAGAGAGTTTGCGCCTCGCTGAAGAGAGCCGCTTGCTCAAAGATGAATCCCTCGCCATCGGAAACCTCGGACACGCGATGATCCTGCAAAAACGCTATTTGGAAGCCATTCCCTACCTGAACCGCAAACTCGCACTGGCGGAGAAAATGAACGACCGCGCTGAACTGATCAAAGCCCTGGGCAACATGGGCATGGTCGATACTGAACTAATGCGGCATGAGGAAGCGCTGAAGTGCTATCAGAGCATTCTGCGGATCAAGGAATTTATGGGAGATAGCGCCGGCATGACGATCACGCAAGAAA
This window encodes:
- a CDS encoding adenylate/guanylate cyclase domain-containing protein — its product is MDNDESLFGTGLFDLEEDNLSQKNKCHLREGELREVTMLFADIKGFTDLSTRFDPEIIHLKMDELMKVFSRCITFYGGFVDKYMGDGIMALFGAKKASEQDSERAIRAGLKMQQQLIAYNAYLNKQPGFENVELGLRIGINTGMVSVGKVGESREGDFTVYGPEVNLASRMESNAPVNGIMLPAATKKLVDHVFEFVALGQKQVKGIEVPIECWQPKSLKIQSLPRWQRLNSRFIGREIELGLLSEAFAQIKSPRSDKRTKIIGIEAEAGMGKTRLVYEFRKYIECDAVFITAACNSVSPTPLNLFANLFENYFVLRINETPPEKLSKLELGFAALKEGATDEQQAALDDAFAMIAFLLEIKTADARIKQGGKDLLQHLLQAAESVLRIILTSAAATGLPIVFIIDDLHWMDESSAAALEHIISHFSESDYAQLWLLLYRQDYSLPAYLSRSEHFILLELHHLDEQDIANMIFNYGRQLDLSEDTIDRVVQLSAGNPFFLEEWCNYIADLAPDDMQDLPVPANLHALILSRLDNLPLALRLLLQKASVIGQEFFVEILREVEKRLEDSLDVDRTLASLEQQAMIMKMLGFDYSSYFFKHVTTREVAYQTLLHSNRKILHRLAGEAIEDIFPDRLEEFHFALAEHFVRGEITDKATHYLEKAADAAAKIYNNTQALELYHQLLQLLDPQEHEKRGAVLLKIAEILWLNGDWTKLEEILQQMLIVSEKTKDLTLRFNALRLSGLLCFFRRKPEDAKSHWDECLVLANQLQDKLLLCVALNFLGVWHQHHREFDAAIDLHSRSMELAEKLGEQARIAKTLNNLGLIYLEQKDFAKAEHSFEESLRLAEESRLLKDESLAIGNLGHAMILQKRYLEAIPYLNRKLALAEKMNDRAELIKALGNMGMVDTELMRHEEALKCYQSILRIKEFMGDSAGMTITQESIESLEKLLPKKPQFKK